One genomic region from Mycobacterium basiliense encodes:
- a CDS encoding enoyl-CoA hydratase yields the protein MSVTGVSPVDRRSDGGRSAPDSLADFRYIRYETLDDGRIAAITLDRPKQRNAQTRGMLVELGAAFDRAEGDDAVRVVILRAAGPAFSAGHDLGSADDVRERSPGPDQHSTYRCNGGTFGGVESRNRQEWHYYFENTKRWRNLRKITVAQVHGTVLSAGLMLAWCCDLIVASQDTIFADVVGTRLGMCGVEYFGHPWEFGPRKAKELLLTGDSIDADEAHALGMVSKVFADSELTNSTIEFARRIAKLPTMAALLIKESVNQTVDAMGFTTALDGCFKIHQLNHAHWGEVTGGKLSYGTVEYGLDDWRATPEIPPAVKQRP from the coding sequence ATGAGCGTCACCGGGGTCAGTCCGGTCGATCGCCGATCCGACGGCGGGCGGTCGGCGCCGGATTCCCTCGCCGATTTTCGGTACATCCGGTACGAAACTCTTGACGACGGCCGCATCGCGGCGATCACGCTCGACCGCCCAAAACAGCGCAACGCCCAGACACGCGGAATGTTGGTCGAGTTGGGTGCCGCCTTTGACCGCGCCGAAGGTGACGACGCGGTGCGTGTGGTCATCCTGCGTGCCGCGGGCCCCGCCTTTTCCGCCGGACACGACCTGGGCTCGGCTGACGATGTGCGCGAGCGGTCACCGGGGCCGGATCAGCACTCCACCTACCGGTGCAACGGCGGTACCTTCGGCGGGGTGGAATCGCGGAACCGCCAGGAATGGCACTACTACTTCGAGAACACCAAAAGGTGGCGCAATCTACGCAAGATCACCGTTGCCCAGGTGCACGGGACGGTGCTGTCGGCGGGCTTGATGCTGGCGTGGTGTTGCGACCTGATCGTCGCCAGCCAGGACACGATCTTCGCCGACGTCGTCGGTACCCGGCTGGGCATGTGTGGGGTGGAGTACTTCGGTCATCCCTGGGAGTTCGGGCCGCGCAAGGCCAAGGAACTGCTACTGACCGGTGACTCGATCGACGCTGACGAAGCCCACGCCCTCGGGATGGTCAGCAAGGTTTTTGCTGACAGTGAATTGACAAACAGCACAATAGAATTCGCTCGCAGAATTGCAAAGCTGCCGACCATGGCGGCGCTACTTATCAAGGAGTCGGTGAATCAGACCGTCGATGCCATGGGCTTCACGACGGCACTCGACGGATGTTTCAAGATCCACCAGCTCAATCATGCGCACTGGGGGGAGGTCACCGGCGGCAAGCTGTCCTATGGAACGGTCGAGTACGGTCTTGACGACTGGCGTGCCACACCCGAGATTCCACCGGCCGTCAAGCAGCGGCCCTGA
- a CDS encoding acyl-CoA dehydrogenase: MDVTYPPDAEAFRGRIRAFLATHLPAGWSGPGALTPDERETFTRNWRRSLVAHGLVAVSWPKRYGGGGLSAIEQVVLAEEFARAGAPEPAENDLLGIELLGNTLIKLGSAEQKSHFLPRILSGEDRWCQGFSEPDAGSDLAAVRTRAVLDGSGSNEWVINGQKIWTSAGQTANWIFLLARTNPSAPKHRGLSLLLVPMDQPGVTVRPIVNAAGHCSFSEVFFTDARTASVNVVGGVGSGWSTAMTLLGFERGSQITTAAIGFGRDLERLCELARERGLHTDPHIRAGLAWCYSRVQIMRYRGYRGLTLSLNGSQPGAEAAITKVIWSEYFRRCTDLAADILGLEALSPHGPGNGGARVVPEAGTANSPACWMDELLYSRAATIYAGSSQIQRNVIGERLLGLPKEPLSTTGQGGP, translated from the coding sequence GTGGATGTCACCTACCCGCCCGATGCGGAAGCGTTCCGTGGCCGCATCCGTGCTTTCCTAGCAACACACCTACCGGCCGGTTGGTCCGGGCCTGGAGCCCTGACGCCTGACGAGCGGGAAACCTTCACCCGGAATTGGCGCCGGTCGCTGGTTGCCCACGGTTTGGTTGCCGTGTCCTGGCCGAAGCGATACGGCGGCGGTGGTCTGTCCGCGATCGAGCAAGTGGTACTCGCCGAGGAGTTTGCCCGCGCCGGGGCGCCCGAGCCCGCCGAAAACGACTTGCTCGGAATCGAACTGCTGGGCAACACCTTGATCAAGTTGGGATCCGCGGAGCAAAAAAGCCACTTTCTGCCGCGCATTTTGTCCGGCGAGGATCGCTGGTGCCAGGGATTCTCCGAGCCGGACGCCGGGTCGGATTTGGCCGCCGTCCGCACCAGGGCCGTGCTCGATGGCTCAGGCTCGAATGAATGGGTGATCAACGGGCAGAAGATCTGGACGTCAGCCGGGCAAACCGCAAACTGGATCTTCCTGCTTGCCAGAACAAACCCAAGCGCTCCGAAACATAGGGGCCTGTCGTTGCTGCTGGTGCCGATGGATCAGCCAGGGGTCACGGTACGACCGATCGTCAACGCGGCCGGACATTGTTCATTCAGTGAAGTGTTCTTCACCGATGCCCGTACCGCGTCGGTCAACGTTGTCGGCGGGGTCGGCAGCGGATGGTCGACCGCGATGACCCTGCTCGGCTTTGAACGCGGATCTCAAATCACCACAGCTGCTATCGGATTTGGTCGTGACCTGGAGCGCCTGTGCGAGTTGGCACGAGAACGCGGTTTGCACACCGACCCGCACATCCGGGCCGGGCTGGCGTGGTGCTATTCGCGCGTCCAGATCATGCGGTACCGCGGCTATCGAGGGCTCACCTTGTCGCTGAACGGGTCACAACCTGGGGCCGAAGCGGCGATCACCAAGGTCATCTGGAGCGAATATTTCCGACGTTGCACCGACCTGGCCGCCGACATTCTCGGGCTCGAGGCGCTTAGCCCGCACGGCCCGGGCAACGGCGGAGCGCGGGTGGTACCCGAGGCGGGCACGGCCAACTCCCCCGCGTGCTGGATGGACGAGCTGCTGTACTCCCGTGCCGCGACGATCTATGCCGGCAGCTCGCAAATCCAACGCAACGTGATCGGCGAGCGACTGCTCGGACTTCCCAAGGAACCACTCTCGACTACCGGGCAGGGCGGGCCTTGA
- the tpx gene encoding thiol peroxidase — translation MAQITLRGNAINTVGELPAVGSPAPNFALTGDDLGPVGNDQFRGKTVVLNIFPSVDTPVCAASVRTFNERAAASGLSVLCVSKDLPFALKRFCGAEGIENVATASAFRDSFGEDYGVTITDGPMAGLLARAIVVVGADGNVAYTELVPEIAQEPDYDAALAAAKA, via the coding sequence ATGGCACAGATAACTTTGCGCGGAAATGCGATCAATACCGTCGGCGAGCTACCCGCCGTCGGATCTCCGGCCCCCAACTTTGCCCTCACGGGTGACGATCTCGGGCCGGTCGGCAACGACCAGTTCCGCGGCAAGACCGTCGTGCTGAATATCTTTCCGTCCGTCGATACGCCGGTGTGTGCGGCCAGTGTGCGCACTTTCAACGAGCGAGCCGCCGCCAGCGGGCTCAGCGTGCTGTGTGTCTCGAAAGACCTGCCGTTTGCCCTCAAGCGATTCTGTGGCGCGGAGGGGATCGAGAACGTCGCGACGGCTTCAGCATTTCGGGACAGCTTCGGCGAGGACTATGGCGTCACCATCACCGACGGCCCAATGGCCGGTTTATTGGCCCGCGCCATCGTGGTAGTCGGCGCCGACGGCAACGTCGCCTACACCGAACTGGTGCCGGAAATAGCCCAAGAGCCTGACTACGACGCCGCGCTGGCCGCCGCAAAGGCCTGA
- a CDS encoding FAD-binding oxidoreductase, with translation MTVRQVTVGYADGTHKTMPVRPDQSMLEAAEEHGVAIVNECQSGICGTCVATCTSGQYEMGRTEGLSDVERAARKILTCQTFATADCRIELQYPIDDNAALLVTGDGVVTGVDLVSPSTAILRVDVSAMAGKIRYKAGQFAQLQVPGTNAWRNYSYAHPCDGSGELEFIVRLLPQGAMSDYLRDRAKPGDHIAVRGSKGNFYLRPGARPMILVAGGTGLSAILAIAQSLDPAVAQPVCLLYGVTSAADLCKLDELTALRRRVPGLEVHTIVARPDAEWDGPTGVVTDLLTERMLAGGDADVYLCGPDAMVEATRRWLTDKGFHSVGLYFEKFVASGAARRLNPARIDYSALNIADVRRRGRGTAVVIGGSIAGIAAAKACSETFQRVIVLEKDDPHPRREGRPGAAQGWHLHHLLTAGQIELERFFPGIVDDMVREGAFKVDMAAQYRIRLGGTWKKPGTSDIEIVCAGRPLLEWCVRRRLDSEPRIDFRYESEVNDLLFDRDTNTVIGVGVQRDGGELEVIPAEFVVDASGKNTRVPEFLERIGIGAPEVEQDIINCFYSTMQHKVPPERQWQDKVMVICYAYRPFEDTYAAQYYTDSSRSILSTSLVAYNCYSPPRTAREFREFANLMPSPVIGENIDGLEPASPIYNFRYPNMLRLHYEKKRNLPRALLAVGDAYTSADPVSGLGMSLALKEVREMQLLLGKYGPSHRDLPRRYYRAITKMADTAWFVIREQNLRFDWMKDVDKKRPCYFGVLTWYMDRLLELVHDDLDAYREFLAVVHLVKPPSALMKPRIASRVIGKWARTRLSGQKTLIERNYENRSAPAAPTDQLVGA, from the coding sequence ATGACGGTTCGACAGGTCACCGTCGGTTACGCGGACGGCACGCACAAGACCATGCCGGTGCGTCCGGACCAGTCGATGCTGGAGGCCGCCGAGGAACACGGCGTTGCCATTGTCAACGAATGCCAAAGCGGGATATGCGGCACCTGTGTGGCCACGTGCACCTCGGGACAATACGAGATGGGCCGCACCGAGGGTCTGTCCGACGTCGAGCGCGCGGCTCGAAAGATCCTCACCTGCCAGACATTCGCCACCGCTGACTGTCGGATCGAGCTGCAGTATCCGATCGACGACAACGCGGCACTACTGGTCACCGGCGACGGTGTGGTGACCGGGGTCGACCTGGTATCGCCCAGCACCGCCATCCTGCGGGTGGATGTTTCGGCCATGGCGGGCAAGATCCGATACAAGGCGGGCCAGTTCGCCCAATTGCAGGTGCCCGGGACCAACGCGTGGCGCAATTACTCTTATGCGCATCCATGCGACGGTAGTGGTGAGTTGGAGTTCATTGTCCGGCTGCTACCGCAGGGCGCAATGTCGGACTATCTGCGTGACCGCGCCAAGCCGGGCGACCACATTGCGGTGCGCGGCAGCAAAGGAAACTTCTATCTGCGCCCCGGTGCGCGGCCGATGATCCTGGTCGCGGGCGGCACCGGTCTCTCGGCGATCCTGGCCATCGCCCAGAGTCTGGACCCTGCTGTTGCACAACCGGTATGCCTGCTCTACGGGGTGACTTCCGCCGCGGACCTGTGCAAGCTCGATGAGCTCACGGCGCTGCGACGCCGGGTCCCCGGCCTGGAAGTGCACACCATCGTCGCTCGTCCGGACGCCGAATGGGATGGACCGACAGGGGTGGTCACCGACTTGCTAACGGAGCGGATGCTGGCCGGTGGCGATGCCGACGTCTACCTGTGCGGTCCAGACGCGATGGTTGAAGCGACCCGAAGATGGCTGACGGACAAGGGCTTCCATAGTGTCGGTCTGTACTTCGAGAAGTTCGTGGCCAGTGGGGCGGCACGCCGCCTCAACCCGGCGCGGATCGACTATTCGGCTCTGAACATTGCCGACGTGCGCCGCCGCGGACGCGGCACCGCGGTGGTGATCGGCGGAAGTATCGCCGGCATCGCCGCGGCCAAGGCATGTAGTGAGACCTTCCAGCGGGTCATTGTTCTCGAGAAGGACGACCCGCACCCTCGCCGTGAGGGCAGGCCGGGCGCCGCGCAGGGCTGGCACCTTCATCATCTACTCACTGCCGGGCAGATCGAGTTGGAGCGCTTCTTCCCCGGCATCGTCGACGACATGGTCCGTGAGGGCGCGTTCAAAGTCGACATGGCAGCCCAATACCGAATTCGCCTGGGCGGCACCTGGAAGAAGCCCGGCACTAGCGATATCGAGATCGTGTGCGCCGGTCGGCCGCTATTGGAATGGTGTGTGCGCCGCAGACTCGACAGCGAACCTCGGATCGACTTCCGCTACGAGTCGGAGGTCAACGACCTGCTGTTCGACCGTGACACCAACACGGTCATCGGAGTCGGTGTTCAGCGCGATGGCGGCGAACTCGAGGTGATACCGGCCGAATTCGTCGTGGATGCCTCCGGCAAGAACACCCGGGTACCAGAGTTCTTGGAGCGCATTGGCATTGGCGCCCCCGAGGTCGAACAGGACATTATCAACTGCTTCTACTCCACAATGCAGCACAAAGTCCCGCCGGAGCGACAGTGGCAGGACAAGGTGATGGTGATCTGCTATGCGTACCGACCATTCGAGGACACCTACGCCGCGCAGTACTACACCGACAGCTCGCGCAGCATCCTGTCCACGTCGCTGGTCGCCTACAACTGTTACTCGCCGCCGCGTACCGCACGGGAATTTCGCGAGTTCGCCAATCTCATGCCTTCGCCGGTCATTGGGGAGAACATCGACGGGCTGGAACCCGCGTCGCCGATCTACAACTTCCGCTATCCGAACATGCTGCGGCTGCACTATGAGAAGAAGCGAAATCTGCCGCGCGCACTGCTGGCCGTAGGCGACGCGTACACCAGCGCGGATCCAGTGTCCGGCCTGGGTATGAGCTTGGCACTCAAGGAAGTTCGGGAAATGCAGCTGCTCCTGGGCAAGTACGGTCCGAGCCACCGCGATTTGCCTCGCCGGTACTACCGCGCCATCACCAAGATGGCCGACACCGCCTGGTTTGTGATCCGTGAGCAGAACCTGCGCTTTGACTGGATGAAAGACGTGGACAAAAAGCGTCCCTGCTATTTCGGGGTGCTCACCTGGTACATGGACCGGCTGCTGGAGTTGGTCCACGACGATCTCGACGCCTATCGCGAGTTTCTGGCGGTTGTCCACCTGGTAAAGCCGCCATCGGCGCTAATGAAGCCCCGGATAGCCAGCCGCGTGATCGGCAAGTGGGCACGGACCAGGTTGTCAGGGCAGAAGACGTTGATCGAACGCAACTACGAAAATCGTTCGGCACCAGCCGCGCCCACCGATCAGCTCGTAGGCGCCTAG
- a CDS encoding LLM class flavin-dependent oxidoreductase: MEIGIFLMPAHPPERSLYDATQWDLDIIELADQLGYVEAWVGEHFTVPWEPICAPDLLLAQALLRTKRIKLAPGAHLLPYHHPVELAHRVAYFDHLAQGRFMLGVGASGIPGDWALYDVDGKNGEHREMTREALEIMLRIWTEDEPWEHRGKYWNANGIAPMFEGLMRRHIKPYQQPHPPIGVTGFSAGSETLKLAGERGYLPMSLDLNTEYVATHWDAVLEGAERSGRTPDRRDWRLVREVLVAETDEQAFRYAVDGTMGRAMREYVLPTFRMFGMTKFYKHNPTVPDDDVTPEYLAENTFVVGSVETVVDKLEATYDQVGGFGHLLILGFDYRENPGPWKESMRLLADEVMPRLNARLANKPQKPAAAIV; this comes from the coding sequence ATGGAGATCGGAATATTCCTCATGCCGGCCCATCCGCCGGAGCGCAGCCTCTACGACGCGACCCAATGGGATCTCGACATCATTGAGCTGGCAGATCAGCTGGGCTACGTGGAAGCCTGGGTCGGCGAGCACTTCACCGTGCCGTGGGAGCCGATCTGCGCACCCGATCTGCTGTTGGCGCAGGCGTTGCTACGCACGAAGCGGATCAAGCTCGCGCCGGGCGCTCATCTCCTGCCGTACCACCACCCGGTCGAACTTGCCCACCGGGTGGCGTACTTCGATCACCTCGCCCAGGGCCGCTTCATGTTGGGCGTGGGTGCCAGCGGTATTCCGGGCGACTGGGCGCTCTACGACGTGGACGGCAAGAACGGCGAACATCGCGAGATGACCCGGGAAGCGCTGGAAATCATGTTGCGCATCTGGACCGAGGACGAGCCGTGGGAGCATCGCGGGAAGTACTGGAACGCCAACGGAATCGCACCAATGTTCGAGGGTCTGATGCGGCGCCACATCAAGCCCTATCAACAACCTCACCCACCCATCGGCGTGACCGGCTTCAGCGCCGGGTCGGAGACGCTTAAGCTGGCCGGCGAGCGAGGCTACCTTCCGATGAGTTTGGATCTCAACACCGAATATGTCGCCACCCACTGGGATGCCGTGCTGGAAGGCGCGGAACGCAGTGGCCGGACGCCGGATCGTCGTGATTGGCGACTGGTACGTGAGGTGTTGGTGGCTGAGACCGATGAGCAGGCTTTCCGGTATGCCGTCGACGGCACCATGGGGCGAGCCATGCGTGAGTATGTGTTGCCAACGTTCCGCATGTTCGGCATGACGAAGTTCTACAAGCACAACCCCACGGTGCCCGACGACGATGTAACACCGGAATATCTCGCCGAAAACACCTTCGTGGTGGGCTCGGTCGAGACGGTGGTCGACAAGCTGGAGGCCACCTACGACCAGGTTGGTGGTTTTGGCCATCTGCTCATTCTGGGATTCGACTATCGGGAGAACCCCGGTCCCTGGAAGGAGTCAATGCGGCTACTGGCCGACGAAGTCATGCCCAGACTCAATGCGCGCCTCGCCAACAAACCCCAGAAGCCCGCGGCCGCGATCGTCTAG
- a CDS encoding GlxA family transcriptional regulator, whose protein sequence is MVRTVIIVGFPGVQPLDVVGPFEVFAGASLLTGGGYDVALASVDEQPVTTGTGLAFLTTRLPDPSAVDTVVLPGGGGVDAARGNHELMDWIKAVSGTARRIVTVCTGAFLAAEAGLLDGSRVTTHWAFADRLACEFPAVDVDADPIFIRSSETVWTAAGVTAGIDLSLALIEDDHGTEIAQTVARWLVLYLRRPGGQTQFAAPVWMPRAKRVSIRDVQQAIESQPGGSHSIDDLARRVAMSPRHFTRVFTDEVGETPGQYVDRIRTEAARRQLEETDDTIVAIAARCGFGTAETMRRNFIRRIGISPDQYRKAFA, encoded by the coding sequence GTGGTTCGTACAGTGATCATCGTGGGCTTTCCCGGTGTTCAGCCGCTCGACGTGGTGGGCCCGTTCGAGGTCTTCGCCGGCGCATCGCTGCTAACCGGGGGCGGCTACGACGTGGCGCTGGCCTCCGTCGACGAGCAACCGGTGACCACCGGGACCGGTCTGGCCTTTCTGACGACCCGACTGCCCGACCCGAGCGCGGTGGACACGGTTGTTCTCCCCGGCGGCGGAGGCGTCGACGCCGCACGTGGCAACCACGAGTTGATGGACTGGATCAAAGCCGTTTCGGGCACGGCCCGCCGCATCGTCACCGTGTGTACCGGGGCGTTTCTCGCGGCCGAGGCGGGGTTGCTTGACGGTAGCCGAGTCACCACCCACTGGGCCTTCGCCGACCGGCTGGCGTGCGAGTTTCCCGCCGTCGACGTCGATGCCGACCCGATTTTCATCCGCAGTTCGGAGACGGTATGGACGGCCGCCGGGGTGACCGCGGGAATCGACCTCTCGCTGGCGCTGATCGAGGACGACCACGGCACCGAAATCGCCCAAACAGTCGCCCGCTGGCTGGTGCTGTATTTGCGGCGCCCGGGCGGGCAGACGCAGTTCGCAGCGCCGGTGTGGATGCCGCGAGCCAAGCGGGTGTCCATCCGCGATGTTCAGCAGGCCATCGAATCGCAACCGGGCGGCTCGCACAGCATTGACGACCTGGCCCGGCGGGTGGCGATGAGCCCACGTCATTTCACCCGGGTGTTCACCGACGAAGTGGGCGAGACCCCGGGCCAGTACGTGGACCGTATCCGCACCGAAGCCGCGCGCCGCCAATTGGAGGAGACCGACGACACCATCGTCGCAATCGCCGCCAGATGCGGGTTCGGCACCGCCGAAACGATGCGGCGCAACTTCATCCGCCGGATCGGGATCTCGCCGGACCAATACCGCAAGGCCTTCGCCTAA
- a CDS encoding acyl-CoA dehydrogenase family protein, which translates to MDFRYSAEQEEFRASLRGFLRDRAPSARVREVASADGHDRRLWQRLCAELELPALHTPAEYGGVGATLVETAIAFGELGRALTPIPYVATTFAIEAILRMGDEEQRKSLLTDLLCGDRIGALAAGRPGDIDPTTATVRAQCHGDVPMLTGECAPVLHGQVADLFVVPAAANGAVVWHVLAADAPGVTVVRLPSFDITRPVAKLQLDQAPAEALTAGPPDAGQRLLDVARALLAAEMLGGAEACLQLAVTYAKSRKQFDRSIGSFQAIKHSCADMMIEIDATRAAVMFAAMCAANGHELDVAAPLAKAQAADTYVLCTGAAIQVHGGIAFTWEHDLQLYFRRAKTTEALFGSSAYHRALLAQRAGL; encoded by the coding sequence ATGGACTTCCGCTACAGCGCCGAACAGGAGGAATTCCGCGCATCGCTTCGGGGCTTTCTGCGTGATCGGGCCCCGTCGGCACGGGTCCGAGAAGTGGCCAGCGCCGACGGTCACGACCGCCGGCTTTGGCAGCGGCTATGTGCCGAACTCGAGTTGCCCGCTCTGCATACGCCGGCAGAGTACGGCGGTGTGGGTGCCACGCTCGTCGAGACCGCGATCGCATTCGGTGAACTCGGACGGGCGCTCACGCCAATTCCGTACGTGGCCACGACGTTTGCGATCGAAGCGATCCTTCGTATGGGCGATGAAGAGCAGCGCAAGAGCCTACTCACCGATCTGCTCTGTGGCGATCGGATCGGGGCACTCGCGGCCGGTCGCCCCGGCGACATCGACCCAACCACGGCAACCGTACGAGCGCAGTGTCATGGCGATGTCCCGATGCTCACCGGCGAGTGCGCCCCGGTGTTACACGGCCAGGTGGCGGACCTGTTCGTCGTCCCGGCCGCGGCCAATGGCGCCGTGGTCTGGCACGTGCTGGCCGCCGACGCACCAGGGGTCACCGTCGTGCGCCTGCCCTCGTTCGACATCACCCGCCCCGTCGCCAAGCTACAGCTCGATCAGGCCCCGGCCGAAGCCCTGACCGCCGGCCCCCCCGACGCCGGTCAACGCCTGCTGGACGTCGCCCGAGCACTGCTGGCCGCCGAGATGCTCGGCGGTGCCGAGGCCTGCCTGCAGCTGGCTGTCACATACGCCAAGAGCCGAAAGCAATTCGATCGGTCGATCGGCTCATTTCAGGCCATCAAGCACAGCTGCGCGGACATGATGATCGAAATCGATGCGACCCGGGCGGCGGTGATGTTCGCGGCGATGTGCGCGGCCAACGGACACGAGCTCGACGTCGCCGCGCCACTGGCGAAGGCGCAAGCCGCGGACACTTACGTGTTGTGCACCGGCGCGGCGATCCAGGTTCATGGCGGCATCGCCTTCACCTGGGAACACGATCTGCAGCTGTACTTTCGCCGGGCCAAGACCACCGAAGCCCTGTTCGGCAGCAGTGCCTATCACCGGGCGTTGCTTGCGCAGCGTGCCGGCCTGTAG
- a CDS encoding radical SAM protein, with amino-acid sequence MQWVIKTTKLCNLRCKYCYEWDHLSDPTRMSEDVWTHALVTIRDYAELTSQRCGYDIPLDIIWHGGEPTLLPRPYFERVFALQREIFPNEWIESRRVRNVLQTNLYAVKDAHLDVFEEYEIELGVSVDFSQGVRLTAGGRPTEVAVRANLRRLQERGLPFSIITVLAAHTVSRIRQVFEEITQLGKPARLLPLFSGPSARPMDGVTIDKSAILDAMMVFFDLWISAGMTPRVDPLDHYVRTIILKRLGLVRPRQDRALLGNDVLVIDRDGTLTCDAYREHGNLGNLTEKPIEDIVDGATYRSLVAEEARLKEAVCTSCAFLGACDTSPIARHFDSHLLKDCPVDRYLLPRIEAHLEKTGFLDDNFDTIAREVTAAHVADAFEATVSYS; translated from the coding sequence ATGCAATGGGTAATCAAGACCACCAAGCTCTGCAATCTGCGATGCAAGTATTGCTACGAGTGGGACCACCTGTCCGACCCGACCAGGATGTCGGAGGATGTGTGGACACACGCTCTGGTGACCATCCGCGACTACGCCGAGTTGACGAGTCAGCGCTGCGGCTACGACATTCCGCTCGATATCATTTGGCACGGCGGCGAGCCGACACTGCTACCGCGACCCTATTTCGAGCGCGTTTTCGCACTTCAGCGGGAGATTTTTCCAAACGAATGGATTGAAAGCCGCCGGGTGAGAAACGTACTGCAAACGAATCTCTACGCCGTGAAGGACGCGCACCTGGACGTATTCGAAGAATACGAAATTGAACTCGGTGTCTCCGTCGATTTCTCACAGGGCGTGCGATTGACGGCGGGCGGCCGTCCGACCGAAGTAGCGGTGCGGGCGAACCTGCGCCGTCTACAGGAAAGAGGCTTGCCCTTCAGCATCATTACGGTGCTGGCCGCACATACGGTAAGTCGGATCAGGCAGGTGTTCGAGGAGATCACTCAGCTGGGGAAGCCGGCGCGGCTGCTGCCTCTGTTCAGCGGCCCGTCGGCGCGGCCGATGGATGGCGTGACAATCGACAAGTCGGCGATTCTCGACGCGATGATGGTGTTTTTTGACCTGTGGATCTCGGCCGGCATGACCCCGCGGGTAGATCCTCTTGACCATTACGTGCGCACAATAATCCTGAAACGTCTGGGCTTGGTGCGCCCGAGGCAAGACCGCGCGCTGTTGGGCAACGACGTCCTCGTCATCGACCGTGATGGCACGCTGACCTGTGACGCCTATCGTGAGCACGGGAACCTCGGAAACCTCACCGAGAAACCCATCGAGGACATCGTCGATGGCGCCACCTACCGCAGCCTCGTCGCTGAGGAGGCACGCCTGAAGGAAGCGGTGTGTACCTCGTGCGCCTTCCTGGGTGCCTGCGACACCAGCCCGATCGCGCGGCATTTCGACAGCCACCTCCTCAAAGACTGTCCGGTCGACAGATATCTGCTGCCCCGCATCGAAGCCCATCTTGAAAAGACGGGCTTCTTGGACGACAACTTCGACACCATCGCCCGCGAAGTCACCGCGGCTCACGTCGCGGACGCATTCGAGGCGACCGTTTCGTACTCGTGA
- a CDS encoding DJ-1/PfpI family protein: protein MTQIAFVAYPGFTALDMIGPYEVLRNLPHTEVRFVWHESGPVTADSGVLVLGATHSLAETPSPDVILVPGGPSTPVHARDEELLGWLRRAHQTASWTTSVCSGSVILAAAGLLQDRRATSHWLTVPALKAFGAIPVADERIVYQDNVVTSAGVSAGLDLALWLAGQLGGESRAKAIQLMIEYDPQPPFDSGHISKASGATKAAATAMLSKDSIKPANLKATTMLAWEQALGAARSRWRKRQPIDSSV from the coding sequence ATGACGCAAATCGCATTCGTCGCCTATCCAGGATTTACGGCGCTGGACATGATCGGCCCGTACGAGGTGCTGCGCAACCTCCCGCACACCGAGGTGCGATTCGTCTGGCATGAATCCGGGCCCGTAACCGCCGACTCCGGCGTACTGGTGCTCGGCGCCACGCATTCGCTAGCCGAAACACCCTCGCCCGATGTGATTCTCGTGCCAGGAGGACCGTCGACGCCTGTGCATGCGCGTGACGAGGAGCTGCTCGGTTGGCTGCGTCGGGCTCACCAGACCGCCAGCTGGACGACATCGGTATGCTCGGGCTCGGTGATTCTGGCCGCCGCTGGCCTGCTGCAGGACCGGCGCGCTACATCGCATTGGTTGACTGTCCCCGCGCTCAAGGCCTTCGGTGCCATCCCCGTCGCCGACGAGCGAATCGTTTACCAGGACAACGTGGTTACCAGCGCCGGCGTATCAGCGGGCCTAGACCTCGCGCTGTGGCTGGCCGGGCAGCTGGGCGGGGAGAGCCGCGCCAAGGCGATCCAGCTCATGATCGAGTACGACCCGCAGCCGCCGTTCGATTCCGGTCATATCTCGAAGGCATCTGGCGCGACGAAGGCCGCGGCGACGGCGATGCTGTCCAAGGACAGCATCAAACCGGCCAACCTCAAGGCCACGACGATGCTCGCCTGGGAGCAGGCGCTGGGCGCGGCACGATCGCGGTGGCGTAAGCGCCAGCCGATCGACTCGTCGGTCTAG